The following is a genomic window from Malus sylvestris chromosome 7, drMalSylv7.2, whole genome shotgun sequence.
TGTTTCCAACTCTCAACTTACAATGCCCTAATCACACTTGCGGGCGAGATTGCCTGCTATATGAACACATTGTGTATCGTTAGATCAACATAATTATATTGTCCTAATAGTTCAAACCATTGTTATTAACTACACAAACACATCTTGAATtgttaaattaacaaatttAACGATTCAGACAACGATCGCACAAGAAAATTCCCCTCAGCATTGCACAATAACGTGGTGTGCTACGAAAACACTTCTTGAATTGCTAGATCAACATAAATTTGTTGATCTAAAGTTTCAGACAATTATCGAAGGCATACTTGAGTTGCATGCGTGAACTATAATAAGGATCCAACCAAACTTTAGCAAAAGCCAAGGTCTAAAACAAAAGCTAGTTAATGGCTAATGGCTAATGGTTGTAGGGTACTATGGTGTGATGCTTTTTCCTGTAATAAAAGAGATTAGGTGGTGACTTTGCCACGACAATTCATCATTTTTGGGCATAAAATGCTCATAAATGCATTTTAGTTTTCTTCTAACTACCATTGTGTGATTCACTATTATGTGATGCTTCAATCAACAATGTTTTTATTCATTATTGGGTACATGTAGAAAGCtgatgaggatcctcttcgaatcctttttgtgaggatccgcATTTGTtcttataaattattttaaatacttttatttaaaattaaatataaatagtactgaaaaaaattgattgcataatgtacgataaacatACATAATTTGAGAATTTTCAGAATATTTTCAAAGATGATACTGAGAGCATCCTCATTCGTAGAAAGCAAGACCAGGAACCGGCGGATCGCGCCCTCCTTGGAAGTTGGAACACAGGATTGCCCCGTGGCAAAAAAATGGGCAGGGGCCAGGGGTACTCCTCGTTGTCCAGAAGATAGATTGGGGCTCCTTGGTTAATCAGGTAGCCCTCCACTTGGAGGACAGCCAGCCTTATTCCACTTCATCTCAACCATTTTCGACCATACAACACACATTGGGATCATAGAGTGGGACGAAAGGGATCCACCATCATCCAGAAATACACAGAATGTGTTCAGAGAACTGAATTGTCAGTTTGACGGGTGAGTTGTCGGGTGAGTGAACGAAGCTGTTGATGTCAGATTGAAGAGTTCATCTTTTTGTGTTTCGATTAATCACGATCAATTGAGTTGTGTTAACACGATGATTTCAAAGCCAAATCTGTACATGTGAGCTGTCGGGCAAGCTATTGCTGCTGTATCTGTTAGATTGACGAGTTCATCATTCTTTAGTGCAATACATATAGGTTAACACAATTCATTGCATTGTATCAATACGATTGTTTCAAAACCAATTTTACGTGTTAGTTGTTAAGTAATTAAAGAGAGAGTTTTAACGCAACGAAAAAATTACTTCTTTGTAATCGAAAGATCATAAGTTCGAATCAAGAAAATAATCTCTTTACAAAGTAAAAATTAGGCTGTAAACAGTAGAAATCTTGTTGGCTTATGATTGTTATTTAGTTGTCAAGTAAGATAACATAGCTACAATCGTTAGATTGACATGTCATCATTATCTGTTTTAATAAAGCTTATAACGATACGTTGAATGTGTCAACACTATAGCTTCAAAAGCCTACAAGTCTACAAATGTGGATGATGATGACTATACTGAAATCTAGCTATCTATAAAGTTTAGGTCTCCAGAAAAGGCCTATATAATAATAAACTTCTTGTTGAACTGTATGGTTCAATAATTGGTTACACCAAGATGGAAAGAGATATCATTTGGgatagatttttcaatgtgttagAAATACGATTCGATACAtcaaatattattatataagtagttagatatttgaaaaaaaaatcaaccactTGTATTACATTATTTGGTGTTCCGAACCGTATTCCTAACACTATGAGAATTTCTCAAAATGGTGATAGTAACTTATCATGTTGGACCATATTAATCTCATACTTCCCTTTCAACGCATGCAATTTGAAAGTGTCATTTGGAATTCAGGTACACTGTATGAGTTGCTAGAATGGTACTTAAAAGGCATTTGTTGACGCCTCTTTTAGAAGAAAGCGTTTTCAAATAACCAAAAGCATTCGTTATGACGtgtagcaaaaataaaaaaagtgctTCTAAATTATAAAAGAATTTACGAGTGCTTGCTAGAGAAATAACTCTTCTTCAAGCATCACTTGGAATTTATTTACCTTGTCGTTCATAGTCTTCTGATGATAGTACAATACTTATTTTGTGTCTTAATGGTGTTAGGTCCTGATTGGACCGTTTAGGCCTTGTGAGCATATATTTTTTGTTGGTCAAGTGTGGGTCTCTCTTGATGAAGAATCGTACATTTGAAGACTTTagtttttgtgttgttttttgttttgttttggttgtgcTTTCGTTGTTTGTTTGCCAGCCAAACGATTGTGAGTCTATGAGGACATTCATAGCACGGCTTCCTTGCCAAAAAAGCATTGTCTTTTGCAAGTTCATCACAAAGTGATGCAAGGTTTTGTCCTCATGAGTGTTATCTTTCCGTTTTGTTAGATATGGTTGTGTGGGGTAGTGGGGTAGGTTTGTATTGTCTTTCTATTGCGTTTGTAATCATAAAATTGTATTCTTAACAAATGATGTTCTtcgttttatttaattaatataatactTATTACCTTCAAAAAACCACttgaaattttaataaaattttgttgTACACCGTATACATACATGCTTCTAACAAAAACACTAATGAGCATTCGAATCATAGAAAACGATTTCTGCAGTAGCACCCGCCATATGCTTCTTCATCGAAGCGCTCAAAAGGAAAGTAGAgccctaaaaaaacaaaaaaaaggagaaCCAAGGGTGCAAGTCGGGCTTCCAAATTATATTTGGGCATCGTAATAAAACCATTCGAAACCCAACAACGTTGGCCCAAACATGTCTATGGGCCTTTTCTGATCCAATAATTCATTTAAAAGCCCACAAAACTGCCGTCGGTAATTATCGTCAACTTTTCTAAAAAGAGAGATTTTTGAAAATGGATCGGAGCTAGAAACACTCCAACATCCCCAATCCGAGTCCGACAATAAAAATCTCCTTCTCCGTCACAGAGCTCGACCTCCGAGTGCTCCGCGTAGCGAGAGATAGAGGGAGACGACGCCGTTTTGTCTCTGAAATTGGGGTTGTGTGTGGGTGTCTCTGCAGCTAAAACCCTAGAACTGTTTTGATTTTCCTCCCGAATTCGATTTCTCTGAGTTTTTAGGGTTTATGCGATGCTGCAAAAGGTCAGAAATTGGGTAATTAGTGAGGAATTGGAGGAGTAGGTATGTGTTGCTATTTGGTTCTAGGTTTGAAGTGAGTTTATTGGGCTTTTTCTGTGAGAGAAATTGATGGAAGGGGGAAGGAGAATCTCGGCGAGTCCTCGGCCTTGCAACGGTAGGAGGGTGGTGGCGAAGAAACGACCTCGTATTGGGGGGGTTGATGGGTTCGTCAACAGCGTTAAGAAGCTACAGAGGCGCGAAATCAGCTCCAAGCGCGACCGTGCCTTCACTATGAGCGATGCCCAAGAGAGGTTTCGCAATATCCGCCTccaggtactatttattttttgaatttatttatttaatcgaAGGAAAGCTTCGGGCTTTGATGCTTGTTTACCTCATCTGCTTGGTTCGATGGTTTCCATTTAATTCAAAAACCAAAGTTAAGTAATGGGATTTTGTTGTTAAATTATTAGGATGCTAGATCTTCTcacaaaaacttgaaaaaaaggggattttattatgaattatttgcatttttagtttaattttgatTTATCTTTCTGTTAGCTGTTGAGAAATGGATGATTACTTTGTCAATTCCCCTACCAGAAAATCCCCCGTAGCGTTACTTCTGGGTGTTAGGAGCATTCAGTGGAattcaatcaacataaacatgctTATGCTTCTGATTTCGTGAGTGTGTGATTGTTTTCGTTAATACTTCCTGTTAAGTTTGCGCAAATATGTCTTTTATCCTCGTGAGGTTCTTACCATCAAATTGGTAGTACACGTTCGGAGTCCATGCCATGTTACTAATGCCAACATTTGAAAGCATGCTGTATAATAAAGCCTAGATGCAATGATGCAGTAAGAAAGTTTTGAGTTTCAAGATTGGAGATTTGAATTTGTGCAGTCAAGCTATTGTGTACGCATGCTCTCTTCAATTTTGAATTGTGtggaaggattttttttttccacttgtGATGTTAATGTGTGTCTGCAATACCTAATTTCTGCTTGTCATGATATTTGGATGTATAGGAGGAATATGATACGCATGATCCTAAGGGTCATTGTGCCATGGTTCTGCCTTTCCTGCGAAAGAGGtccaaaattattgaaattGTAGCAGCACGTGACATCGTGTTTGCCCTCGCACAATCAGGTGTTTGTGCAGCATTTAGCCGAGGTAGTAGCTGTATTATCTGTATTTCTGAACTTATATTGCATGCACTAATCTTATTACGTATAAATATTCAATGAAGGGAATATGTAATGTTTATATTGTTTTATGCAGAAACCAACCAGAGAATATGCTTTCTGAATGTCAGTCCTGATGAAGTGATAAGAAGCTTGttttataataaaaacaatgacTCACTTATCACCGTTTCGGTTTATGCCTCAGACAACTTCAGTTCTTTGAAATGCAGAAGCACAAGGATTGAGTACGTATCGACCTTCCCCCTCCCCTACATATCGACCTCCCCCCTCCCCTCcagacacaaaaaaaaaaaaaaaattcaaaagaaacagCTGTGTAGTTGTCCAATTTAcatcatcttcttttatttctttctgaACGCACTATAAAATTATATGATCCAGATACATAAGAAGGGGTAAACCAGATGCTGGATTTGCTCTTTTTGAATCCGAGTCACTGAAATGGCCTGGTTTTGTAGAGTTTGATGATGTAAATGGGAAGGTTCTTACTTATTCTGCACAGGATAGGTAAATAGTCTGTCTTATTGGTATACCTTTCTAATACACTGTTGTCTTCTTGATTTGATTAACCTTCCTTTTGCTTCCATTTTATTATCAGTATATACAAGGTGTTTGATCTGAAAAACTACACAATGTTGTACTCCATATCGGATAAGAATGTCCAAGAGATTAAGATCAGGTAGTTCGCATGCCTCCTTAAACAGTGTGTCCGTTTTGTATTTGTTATTCTTTTGTTATTGCTAGTGGACATTTGTGTCGCTTATgatttccaatttttcttttgtttgttgtcATAGCCCTGGGATCATGCTGTTGATTTTTACTAAAGCTAGTAGCCATGTTCCTCTTAAGATTCTGTCTATAGAGGATGGTACTGTCCTTAAATCCTTTAACCATCTCCTTCATCGGAATAAGAAGGTGGATTTCATCGAACAGTTCAACGAAAAGCTTCTTGTAAAGCAAGAAAATGAgaaccttcaaattcttgatgTGAGAACTTCTTGATATCTTGCAGAAGTACTATAATTTATTCATTTGGATTTGTACGTCTGACTGCTATTATCTGTAGGTTCGCAATTTTGAGATGACAGAAGTAAGCAGAACTCAATTCATGACACCATCAGCCTTCATATTTCTGTATGAGAATCAGTTATTCCTGACGTTTCGGAATCGAACCGTGGCTGTTTGGAACTTTAGAGGAGAACTTGTGACTTCGTTTGAGGATCATCTTTTGTGGCATCCCGACTGCAATACCAATAACATATACATTACGAGTGACCAGGATCTTATCATTTCTTACTGCAAGGCCGATTCTGACGATCCATTATCTGAAGGAAATGGTAACATAGTTTTCTTCCTTTACTTCTAGTCTTCTATCCAATTTGATCTTCGACTATCCACCACAGGGATCACCTTCAGGGATCTCATTGGATGGAGAATCCTTTCTGTAACAGTTGTTTTGTA
Proteins encoded in this region:
- the LOC126629550 gene encoding uncharacterized protein LOC126629550, coding for MEGGRRISASPRPCNGRRVVAKKRPRIGGVDGFVNSVKKLQRREISSKRDRAFTMSDAQERFRNIRLQEEYDTHDPKGHCAMVLPFLRKRSKIIEIVAARDIVFALAQSGVCAAFSRETNQRICFLNVSPDEVIRSLFYNKNNDSLITVSVYASDNFSSLKCRSTRIEYIRRGKPDAGFALFESESLKWPGFVEFDDVNGKVLTYSAQDSIYKVFDLKNYTMLYSISDKNVQEIKISPGIMLLIFTKASSHVPLKILSIEDGTVLKSFNHLLHRNKKVDFIEQFNEKLLVKQENENLQILDVRNFEMTEVSRTQFMTPSAFIFLYENQLFLTFRNRTVAVWNFRGELVTSFEDHLLWHPDCNTNNIYITSDQDLIISYCKADSDDPLSEGNAGSINISNILTGKCLAKIRATNNAEKECTCSGESCGSSCNSKKRALSSRIRSTVAEALEDITALFYDEERNEIYTGNRLGLVHVWSN